One window of the Bubalus bubalis isolate 160015118507 breed Murrah chromosome 8, NDDB_SH_1, whole genome shotgun sequence genome contains the following:
- the CLEC2L gene encoding C-type lectin domain family 2 member L isoform X1 has translation MEPAREPPARTRPPPPPAVRPAPAPAAPRPRSPAEAEGRGPEGLLRRSGSGYEGSTSWKAALEDTTTRLLLGAIAVLLFAILVVMSILASKGCIKCEAPCPEDWLLYGRKCYFFSEEPRDWNTGRQFCHSHEAALAVIQSQKELEFMFKFTRREPWIGLRRVGDEFHWVNGDPFDPDTFPIAGPGECVFVEPTRLVSTDCLMTRPWVCSKMAYT, from the exons ATGGAGCCGGCCCGGGAGCCCCCCGCGCGCAcccggccgccgccgcctcccgccGTTCGCCCTGCGCCAGCCCCTGCCGCCCCCAGGCCGCGCTCGCCCGCCGAGGCGGAGGGCCGCGGTCCAGAGGGGCTGCTGCGGCGATCAGGGTCGGGCTACGAGGGCAGCACCAGCTGGAAAGCGGCCTTGGAGG acACCACCACGCGTCTCCTGCTGGGGGCCATCGCAGTGCTTCTGTTCGCCATCCTGGTGGTGATGAGCATCTTGG CCTCCAAGGGCTGCATCAAGTGCGAAGCGCCCTGCCCGGAGGACTGGCTGCTGTACGGAAGGAAATGCTACTTCTTCTCGGAGGAACCAAGAGACTGGAACACGGGCCGGCAGTTTTGCCACAGCCACGAAGCCGCACTTGCTGTGATCCAGAGTCAGAAAGAGCTG GAATTCATGTTCAAGTTCACACGGAGGGAGCCCTGGATCGGCCTGCGCAGAGTGGGGGACGAATTCCACTGGGTCAACGGGGACCCATTTGACCCGGACAC GTTCCCCATCGCGGGCCCTGGGGAGTGCGTCTTcgtggagcccaccaggctggtGTCGACAGACTGCCTGATGACCCGGCCCTGGGTGTGCAGCAAGATGGCCTACACGTGA
- the CLEC2L gene encoding C-type lectin domain family 2 member L isoform X2 produces MLFHASPRPSALSCSPIPSFLSSAKSLGHVPALTLLLWLQGDPEESPLIFLEPRCVGRDTTTRLLLGAIAVLLFAILVVMSILASKGCIKCEAPCPEDWLLYGRKCYFFSEEPRDWNTGRQFCHSHEAALAVIQSQKELEFMFKFTRREPWIGLRRVGDEFHWVNGDPFDPDTFPIAGPGECVFVEPTRLVSTDCLMTRPWVCSKMAYT; encoded by the exons ATGCTGTTCCACGCGTCCCCTCGGCCCTCGGCTCTCTCGTGCTCACCGATTCCGTCGTTTCTCTCATCTGCCAAGAGTCTGGGCCACGTCCCAGCCCTCACCCTACTGCTCTGGCTCCAGGGTGACCCGGAGGAAAGCCCCCTCATCTTCCTTGAGCCTCGCTGCGTCGGCCGCG acACCACCACGCGTCTCCTGCTGGGGGCCATCGCAGTGCTTCTGTTCGCCATCCTGGTGGTGATGAGCATCTTGG CCTCCAAGGGCTGCATCAAGTGCGAAGCGCCCTGCCCGGAGGACTGGCTGCTGTACGGAAGGAAATGCTACTTCTTCTCGGAGGAACCAAGAGACTGGAACACGGGCCGGCAGTTTTGCCACAGCCACGAAGCCGCACTTGCTGTGATCCAGAGTCAGAAAGAGCTG GAATTCATGTTCAAGTTCACACGGAGGGAGCCCTGGATCGGCCTGCGCAGAGTGGGGGACGAATTCCACTGGGTCAACGGGGACCCATTTGACCCGGACAC GTTCCCCATCGCGGGCCCTGGGGAGTGCGTCTTcgtggagcccaccaggctggtGTCGACAGACTGCCTGATGACCCGGCCCTGGGTGTGCAGCAAGATGGCCTACACGTGA